The following nucleotide sequence is from Aerosakkonema funiforme FACHB-1375.
AGCAATTGCCGTCTCCTTTTTCCAAATTCTGCCGATCGCTTCCCAAAAATCGGTCAGCTACTTTTTTGCAAATACGCTAGATTTATTATTCGGTAGTCGTTGCAAGGGGGGAAAAGTATGGCAGCACAGCCAATGGCAGATGGAACAGTATTCCAAGAAAAACTCGGAAAATCGGCGTTAGCGGAAGTAAAATCAAAAGGGCTTCTGCCAGTAACCAGAGAAGTTTCCCGGCAATGGACTATTGAGGATAGCGAAGCGCTTTACCGAATACAGGGATGGGGTGAGCCGTATTTTTCGATTAATGCTGCCGGTCGGGTTACAGTTTCTCCCAAAGGCGAACGCGGCGGTTCGCTGGATTTGTTTGAACTGGTAAATGCGCTTAAGGATAGAAACCTGAAGTTGCCGTTGTTGATTCGCTTCTCAGATATTTTAGAAGACCGGATTGAGCGGTTGAATGCTTGCTTTGCTAAAGCGATCGCACGCTACAACTATCCTGGTGTCTACCGTGGTGTTTACCCGGTCAAGTGCAACCAGCAAAAGCATCTCCTTGAAGATTTAGTCAGATTTGGCAAACCTCATCAATTCGGCTTGGAAGCTGGTTCTAAACCAGAACTGATGATCGCTTTGGCGATGTTGGATACGCTAGGAGCTCTTCTGATTTGCAACGGCTACAAAGATCGAGAATACATCGAAACGGCAATGTTGGCGCAGCGACTGGGGCAAACACCTATAGTTGTCCTAGAGCAGGTGGAAGAAGTAGATTTGGTGATTAACGCCGCCAAACAACTGGGTATTAAACCAATTGTAGGCGTCCGCGCTAAGCTGAGTACTCAGGGCATGGGACGTTGGGGAAGCTCTAGTGGCGATCGCGCTAAATTTGGCCTCACTATTCCCGAAATTATCCAAGCTGTTGATAAGTTGCGGTCAGCTAATTTATTAGATTCTTTGCAACTGTTACATTTCCACATTGGCTCTCAAATTTCTGCTATTCACGTTATCAAAGACGCTATCCAGGAAGCTAGCAAAATCTACGTGGAATTAGCCAAGCTGGGAGCTGACATGAAGTATCTCGATGTCGGCGGCGGTTTGGGTGTGGACTACGACGGTTCCCAAACGAATTTCTACGCTTCCAAGAATTACAATATGCAGAACTATGCCAACGATATCGTGGCAGAGTTGAAGGATGCCTGCGCCGAACAACAAGTACAAGTACCGACGTTAATTAGCGAGAGTGGTAGAGCGATCGCTTCTCATCAATCTGTACTCATTTTTGACGTTCTCAGCACTTCTGATGTCCCCTTCGGAGAGCCAGAACCTCCCAAAGATGGAGAACCTCCCATTGTCTGGAACCTTTGGGAAACCTATCAATCAATTAACACTGAGAATTATCAGGAAGCCTATCACGACGCTACTCAGTTTAAAGAAGAAGCGATCAGTCGCTTTAATTTGGGGATTTTGCGCCTCACGGAACGTGCCAGGGTAGAGCGGATCTACTGGGCTTGTTGTGAAAAGATTCTCGCCATTACCAGACTGCAAGATTACGTTCCCGATGAGTTGGAAGACCTGGAAAAAATCATGGCTTCCATCTATTACATCAATCTGTCGGTGTTTCAATCTGCACCGGATTGTTGGGCGATCGACCAGCTATTCCCCATCATGCCAATTCATCGCTTAGATGAAGAACCTACGCGGCGAGGTATTCTGGCAGATCTCACCTGTGACAGCGATGGTAAAATCGATCGATTTATCGATTTGCGGGATGTTAAATCA
It contains:
- the speA gene encoding biosynthetic arginine decarboxylase produces the protein MADGTVFQEKLGKSALAEVKSKGLLPVTREVSRQWTIEDSEALYRIQGWGEPYFSINAAGRVTVSPKGERGGSLDLFELVNALKDRNLKLPLLIRFSDILEDRIERLNACFAKAIARYNYPGVYRGVYPVKCNQQKHLLEDLVRFGKPHQFGLEAGSKPELMIALAMLDTLGALLICNGYKDREYIETAMLAQRLGQTPIVVLEQVEEVDLVINAAKQLGIKPIVGVRAKLSTQGMGRWGSSSGDRAKFGLTIPEIIQAVDKLRSANLLDSLQLLHFHIGSQISAIHVIKDAIQEASKIYVELAKLGADMKYLDVGGGLGVDYDGSQTNFYASKNYNMQNYANDIVAELKDACAEQQVQVPTLISESGRAIASHQSVLIFDVLSTSDVPFGEPEPPKDGEPPIVWNLWETYQSINTENYQEAYHDATQFKEEAISRFNLGILRLTERARVERIYWACCEKILAITRLQDYVPDELEDLEKIMASIYYINLSVFQSAPDCWAIDQLFPIMPIHRLDEEPTRRGILADLTCDSDGKIDRFIDLRDVKSVLELHTIKPGEPYYLGIFLSGAYQEIMGSLHNLFGDTNAVHIQLTPKGYQIEHVVKGDTMSEVVSYVQYDAEDLVESIRQRCEQALQEKRITLQESQLLLQNYERSLGRYTYLSPQSE